In Caproicibacterium amylolyticum, a genomic segment contains:
- a CDS encoding lipocalin family protein, whose protein sequence is MKKTQKSVFLLLLAICFSVSLLAGCGTAANQLVGTWKFEKLTSSGHEITASALQAMTVPTASVPSRDDFYKNLTQTSLNFQDGGKVTVQAGSVAKTGTWKQDGEKITITDVDTPYILTLQNNKLSLEQGGAIFVFQKA, encoded by the coding sequence ATGAAGAAAACACAAAAATCCGTGTTTTTGTTGCTGCTGGCAATTTGCTTTTCCGTAAGTTTGCTTGCCGGATGCGGTACAGCTGCAAATCAACTGGTCGGTACATGGAAGTTTGAAAAGCTGACGAGTTCCGGACATGAGATAACAGCCAGTGCTTTGCAGGCAATGACTGTTCCAACGGCAAGCGTACCGTCCCGAGATGATTTTTACAAGAATCTGACGCAGACCAGCCTGAACTTTCAGGATGGCGGCAAGGTCACTGTGCAGGCTGGCTCAGTAGCTAAAACAGGTACATGGAAACAGGACGGCGAAAAGATTACTATTACCGACGTTGACACACCGTATATCTTGACACTTCAAAACAACAAACTCTCTTTGGAGCAGGGCGGTGCCATATTTGTTTTTCAAAAGGCGTAA
- a CDS encoding response regulator, with protein sequence MNKPLILVVEDDAAVRNLITTTLETHEYRFCAVPTGEDAVMAAVSHNPDVMLLDLGLPDIDGIEIIKKIRTWSNMPIIVISARSEDTDKIDALDAGADDYLTKPFSVEELLARLRVTLRRLNYMQSSSAANKAVFENGELKIDYAAGCVYVSGKELHLTPIEYKLLCLLAQNVGKVLTHTFITRKIWGSEWENDVASLRVFMATLRKKIEKDPSVPQYIQTHIGVGYRMLKL encoded by the coding sequence ATGAATAAACCGTTGATTTTAGTTGTTGAGGATGATGCAGCAGTCAGAAACCTGATTACTACAACGTTAGAAACACACGAATACCGCTTTTGTGCGGTGCCAACCGGGGAAGATGCGGTGATGGCTGCTGTTTCGCACAATCCGGATGTAATGCTGCTGGATTTGGGCTTGCCGGACATAGACGGCATTGAGATTATTAAGAAAATCCGTACATGGTCCAACATGCCCATTATTGTAATCAGTGCCAGAAGCGAGGATACAGATAAAATTGATGCACTGGACGCGGGCGCGGATGATTACCTGACAAAGCCGTTTTCCGTGGAGGAACTGTTGGCAAGGCTGCGTGTTACCTTGCGGCGCCTGAACTATATGCAGAGCAGTTCTGCAGCAAATAAGGCGGTATTTGAAAATGGCGAGTTGAAAATAGATTATGCGGCGGGGTGTGTGTACGTTTCTGGCAAAGAACTGCATCTGACCCCAATCGAATATAAACTGCTGTGTTTGTTGGCACAGAATGTAGGTAAGGTGCTGACCCATACATTTATTACCCGAAAAATCTGGGGAAGCGAATGGGAAAATGATGTCGCTTCTTTGCGGGTCTTCATGGCAACTTTGCGTAAAAAAATTGAAAAGGACCCTTCTGTGCCGCAGTACATCCAAACGCACATCGGTGTTGGGTACCGTATGCTGAAGCTATAA
- a CDS encoding sensor histidine kinase has product MNPVRSNPDELLKMIHSEEKDKMRGHLKIFFGYAAGVGKTYAMLEAAHEAKQRGVDVVVGYVEPHARPQTMALLNGLEKLPVQQVNYNKIDLQEFDLDAAICRKPQLILVDELAHTNAQGCRHAKRYQDVEELLKAGIDVYTTVNVQHIESLNDMVASITGVMVRERIPDHVFDNASQVELVDIEPQELIDRLNAGKIYRESQAQRALTNFFSIENLIALREIALRRCADRVNKISETERIKSKSDYYTDEHILVCLSSSPTNQKIIRNAARMAYAFHGSFTALFVETSDFPSMSEENQNRLRANIHLAEQLGATVEASYGDDVALQISEFARISGVSKIVVGRNNARRKYFFSKPTLTEKLISYSPNLDVYIIPDQETAAYKERKALQQKKNHFLPSDFFKSLLVLVGATAVGFVFYHVGFSEANIIMIYILGVMLTAVTTSQRMFSLISSIISVLVFNFCFTEPRYTLNAYDPGYLATFLIMFLSAFITGTLADKIKQHARQSAQTAYRTKLLLDTNQLLQQAKGKNEIISITANQLTKLLNKDVVFYVAEKGALQPPALFPAAGNEKNNEYVSENEKAVAAWAFKNNKHAGATTGTLANAKCLYLAVRVNNNVYGVVGIVIGHSPLDSFENGIVLSILGECALALENEQAAREREEAAIFAKNEQLRANLLRSISHDLRTPLTSISGNAGVLLASDAALSVEQKMKLYNDIYDDSLWLINLVENLLSVTRIEDGSMNLKLTTELVDDVVTEALHHIDRHSKEHKILVKHPDDFILAKMDARLIVQVIINIVDNAIKYTPQGSQITISTSRMGSKAVVEIADNGPGISAEAKPHIFDMFYTAETKIADSRRSMGLGLALCKSIVNAHGGEIDAVDNTPHGTVFRFTLMAEEVPAYE; this is encoded by the coding sequence ATGAATCCTGTACGTTCCAATCCAGATGAATTACTGAAAATGATCCACAGTGAAGAAAAGGATAAAATGCGCGGGCATCTGAAAATCTTCTTTGGTTATGCCGCTGGTGTCGGAAAAACTTATGCAATGCTGGAAGCTGCCCATGAGGCCAAACAGCGCGGGGTGGACGTGGTGGTCGGCTATGTGGAACCGCATGCCCGCCCGCAGACAATGGCCTTGTTGAACGGATTGGAAAAGCTTCCGGTGCAGCAGGTCAACTACAACAAAATTGACTTGCAGGAGTTTGATCTGGATGCCGCCATCTGCCGGAAGCCACAGCTGATTTTGGTGGATGAGCTTGCACATACAAACGCACAGGGGTGCCGCCACGCAAAGCGATATCAGGATGTGGAGGAGCTGCTGAAAGCAGGTATTGATGTTTACACGACCGTCAATGTGCAGCATATTGAAAGCCTGAATGATATGGTTGCTTCCATTACCGGTGTGATGGTGCGGGAACGGATTCCTGACCATGTATTTGACAATGCCAGCCAGGTAGAACTGGTGGATATTGAGCCGCAGGAGCTGATAGACCGCCTTAATGCAGGAAAAATTTATCGGGAATCACAGGCGCAGCGCGCGCTGACAAACTTTTTCAGCATCGAAAATCTGATAGCACTGCGTGAAATTGCCCTGCGCCGCTGCGCGGACCGTGTCAATAAAATATCTGAAACAGAGCGAATCAAAAGCAAGAGCGATTATTATACGGATGAACATATTCTGGTCTGCCTTTCCTCTTCACCGACAAATCAGAAAATTATCCGAAATGCAGCCAGAATGGCATATGCTTTTCACGGCAGCTTTACGGCTTTGTTTGTTGAAACCTCGGACTTTCCTTCTATGAGTGAAGAAAATCAAAACCGACTGCGCGCAAATATTCATTTAGCAGAGCAGCTTGGAGCGACTGTGGAGGCCTCTTACGGAGACGATGTGGCGCTGCAGATTTCTGAATTTGCTCGAATTTCCGGCGTTTCAAAAATCGTAGTCGGCAGAAACAACGCAAGGCGCAAGTACTTTTTCAGCAAACCCACTCTGACGGAAAAGTTGATTTCTTATTCGCCCAATTTGGATGTGTACATTATTCCGGACCAAGAAACAGCGGCTTACAAGGAAAGAAAGGCCTTACAGCAGAAAAAAAACCACTTTCTGCCTTCGGATTTTTTTAAAAGCCTGCTGGTGCTTGTCGGTGCAACTGCAGTCGGCTTTGTGTTTTATCATGTTGGTTTCAGCGAAGCAAATATCATCATGATCTATATTTTAGGTGTGATGCTGACCGCGGTGACTACTTCTCAGCGGATGTTCAGTCTGATTTCCTCCATTATCAGTGTGTTGGTGTTCAATTTCTGTTTCACAGAACCGCGCTATACACTGAATGCGTATGACCCCGGATATCTGGCCACCTTTTTAATTATGTTTCTTTCTGCTTTCATTACAGGCACACTTGCAGACAAAATTAAGCAGCATGCCAGGCAGTCGGCACAAACGGCCTACCGTACCAAACTTTTGCTGGACACAAACCAGCTTTTGCAGCAGGCAAAAGGCAAAAATGAAATTATTTCTATCACCGCAAACCAGCTGACAAAATTGCTGAATAAAGATGTTGTTTTTTATGTAGCAGAAAAAGGCGCACTGCAGCCGCCGGCACTTTTTCCTGCGGCTGGGAATGAAAAAAACAATGAGTATGTTTCAGAAAATGAAAAGGCAGTGGCAGCATGGGCATTTAAAAACAATAAGCATGCGGGGGCTACTACCGGAACACTTGCCAATGCAAAATGTTTATATCTGGCGGTGCGCGTCAACAATAATGTGTATGGCGTTGTTGGCATTGTAATTGGACATTCGCCGCTGGATTCCTTTGAAAACGGCATTGTCCTCTCTATTCTGGGTGAATGTGCGCTGGCTTTGGAGAATGAACAGGCTGCCAGAGAACGAGAGGAGGCAGCGATTTTTGCAAAGAATGAACAGCTGCGTGCAAATTTGCTTCGTTCCATTTCGCATGACCTGCGTACACCGCTTACTTCCATTTCCGGCAATGCCGGCGTTCTGCTTGCAAGTGATGCAGCTTTGAGTGTCGAGCAGAAAATGAAACTGTACAATGACATTTATGACGATTCGCTGTGGCTCATCAATCTGGTCGAAAATCTGCTTTCGGTTACCAGAATTGAAGACGGAAGCATGAATTTGAAGTTGACTACCGAACTGGTGGATGATGTTGTTACAGAGGCGCTGCACCACATTGATCGGCACAGCAAGGAGCATAAAATCCTTGTGAAGCATCCGGATGATTTTATATTGGCAAAAATGGATGCTCGGCTGATTGTGCAGGTCATCATCAATATTGTGGACAACGCCATTAAGTATACACCGCAAGGTTCACAGATTACGATTTCCACTTCCCGCATGGGCAGCAAAGCGGTTGTGGAGATCGCAGACAACGGCCCGGGAATTTCTGCCGAGGCAAAGCCGCATATTTTCGACATGTTTTATACAGCAGAAACAAAGATTGCAGATAGCCGCCGCAGTATGGGGCTGGGGTTGGCGCTCTGCAAGTCAATCGTAAACGCACATGGAGGGGAAATTGATGCTGTAGATAATACCCCGCATGGTACGGTTTTCCGCTTTACACTGATGGCTGAGGAGGTACCGGCTTATGAATAA
- the kdpC gene encoding potassium-transporting ATPase subunit KdpC — MKTFKNILPRAAVLFLIFTLLCGVIYTGVVTGLAQVIFPNQANGSIIEVDGKKYGCEMLGQQFTDNSHMWGRIMNVDVSTYTDKDGKALMYASPSNLSPASNAYKKLVSARVEKLKAADPDMGSTAVPVDLVTCSGSGLDPDISPAAADYQVKRIAKVRNISEEQIRTIVSKCSKGRFLGIFGEDTVNVLKVNLMLDGILK, encoded by the coding sequence ATGAAAACCTTTAAAAACATCCTGCCGCGCGCGGCTGTCCTCTTTTTGATTTTTACGCTGCTCTGCGGTGTGATTTACACAGGTGTGGTAACAGGTCTTGCGCAGGTGATATTCCCAAATCAGGCGAATGGAAGTATCATTGAGGTGGATGGCAAAAAGTACGGCTGTGAGATGCTCGGGCAGCAGTTTACCGACAACAGTCATATGTGGGGACGTATTATGAATGTAGACGTTTCTACCTATACCGATAAAGACGGCAAAGCGCTGATGTATGCAAGTCCTTCCAATCTAAGCCCTGCCAGCAATGCATATAAAAAGCTGGTTTCTGCGCGTGTGGAAAAGCTGAAGGCTGCTGACCCGGATATGGGCAGCACAGCGGTTCCGGTTGACCTTGTTACCTGCTCCGGCAGCGGACTGGACCCTGATATTTCTCCGGCTGCGGCGGATTATCAGGTAAAGCGGATTGCAAAGGTACGCAATATTTCGGAAGAACAGATACGCACCATTGTCAGTAAATGCAGCAAGGGCAGGTTTCTCGGCATCTTTGGTGAGGACACGGTCAATGTTTTGAAAGTAAACTTGATGCTGGACGGTATTCTAAAATAA
- the kdpB gene encoding potassium-transporting ATPase subunit KdpB, with the protein MASKTKSAFADKKIVGRAIKDSFIKLNPKTQVKNPVMLLVYISAILTTILWIVSLFGLSDASSSYTFAIAVILWFTVIFANFAEAIAEGRGKAQADSLRAAKKDVEAHKIPSMTEKEKITVVSSATLKKGDIVVVKAGEQIPADGEVIDGAASVDESAITGESAPVIRESGGDRSAVTGGTTVLSDWIVVQVTSEAGESFLDKMIAMVEGAARKKTPNEIALQIFLVALSIIFILVTLSLYTYSVFSAKQAGIENPTSVTTLVALLVCLAPTTIGALLSAIGIAGMSRLNQSNVLAMSGRAIEAAGDVDILMLDKTGTITLGNRQACAFVPVDGTSAEELADAAQLSSLADETPEGRSVVILAKEKFGIRGRTLEDKNMQFIPFTAKTRMSGVDYDGTEIRKGAADSVKEYVLANGGTYSTECDEAVKAISNQGGTPLVVAKNHKILGVIHLKDIIKQGVQEKFADLRKMGIKTIMITGDNPLTAAAIAAEAGVDDFLAEATPEGKLAMIRDFQAKGHLVAMTGDGTNDAPALAQADVAVAMNTGTQAAKEAGNMVDLDSSPTKLIDIVRIGKQLLMTRGSLTTFSIANDVAKYFAIIPALFMGLYPGLATLNIMGLHSPQSAVLSAIIYNALIIVALIPLALKGVKYREVPAGKLLSRNLLVYGLGGLAAPFIFIKLLDLLLTALGLA; encoded by the coding sequence ATGGCATCGAAAACAAAAAGTGCTTTTGCAGATAAAAAAATTGTCGGCAGAGCCATAAAAGATTCATTTATCAAGCTGAATCCAAAGACACAGGTGAAAAACCCTGTGATGCTGCTGGTTTACATTTCCGCAATTCTGACCACTATTCTTTGGATTGTTTCCCTGTTCGGTTTGTCGGATGCTTCCAGCAGCTACACCTTTGCGATCGCAGTTATCCTTTGGTTTACCGTCATTTTTGCGAACTTTGCAGAAGCCATTGCAGAAGGACGCGGTAAGGCACAGGCAGATTCCCTGCGTGCCGCAAAAAAGGATGTGGAAGCGCATAAAATTCCTTCCATGACAGAAAAAGAAAAGATCACCGTTGTTTCTTCCGCTACCCTGAAAAAGGGCGACATCGTTGTTGTGAAAGCGGGGGAGCAGATTCCCGCCGATGGCGAGGTCATTGACGGCGCTGCGTCCGTTGACGAAAGCGCGATAACCGGTGAATCCGCGCCGGTCATCCGCGAAAGCGGCGGCGACCGCAGCGCGGTGACCGGCGGCACAACCGTCCTTTCTGACTGGATTGTGGTGCAGGTTACCAGCGAAGCGGGCGAAAGCTTCCTTGATAAAATGATTGCCATGGTTGAGGGTGCTGCCCGCAAAAAGACGCCAAACGAAATTGCGCTTCAAATTTTCTTGGTGGCGCTGTCTATTATCTTTATTCTGGTTACTCTTTCCCTTTATACCTATTCCGTCTTTTCGGCAAAGCAGGCGGGAATTGAAAACCCGACTTCCGTAACCACACTGGTAGCGCTGCTGGTCTGCCTGGCTCCCACCACAATTGGTGCGCTGCTTTCCGCAATCGGGATTGCCGGCATGAGCCGCCTAAACCAGTCCAATGTGCTGGCAATGAGCGGCCGTGCGATTGAAGCCGCCGGTGATGTTGACATCCTGATGCTGGATAAGACCGGTACCATTACGCTTGGAAACCGCCAGGCGTGTGCGTTCGTTCCAGTGGATGGCACCAGCGCGGAGGAACTTGCGGATGCCGCACAGCTTTCCTCTTTGGCGGATGAAACGCCGGAGGGCAGAAGTGTTGTGATTCTCGCAAAAGAGAAATTCGGCATTCGCGGCAGAACGCTGGAAGACAAGAATATGCAGTTCATTCCGTTTACCGCCAAAACCCGTATGAGCGGCGTTGACTATGACGGTACGGAAATTCGCAAGGGCGCCGCAGACTCTGTCAAAGAGTATGTTTTGGCAAACGGTGGTACTTACAGCACCGAGTGTGACGAAGCAGTGAAAGCCATTTCTAATCAGGGCGGCACACCGCTTGTGGTTGCAAAGAACCACAAAATTCTCGGTGTCATTCATTTAAAGGATATTATTAAACAAGGCGTGCAGGAAAAATTCGCCGACCTGCGCAAAATGGGTATTAAGACCATCATGATTACCGGCGACAACCCGTTGACCGCCGCCGCCATTGCGGCAGAAGCAGGCGTGGATGACTTTCTGGCAGAAGCAACGCCGGAGGGCAAACTTGCCATGATTCGCGACTTTCAGGCAAAGGGCCATTTGGTTGCCATGACCGGTGATGGTACCAATGACGCCCCGGCTCTGGCGCAGGCAGATGTGGCCGTTGCCATGAACACCGGCACACAGGCCGCAAAGGAAGCAGGCAACATGGTTGACCTCGACTCCTCACCGACCAAACTGATTGACATTGTTCGCATCGGCAAGCAGCTTTTGATGACACGCGGCAGCCTGACGACTTTCTCCATTGCAAACGATGTTGCAAAGTACTTTGCAATCATTCCGGCTCTGTTCATGGGACTTTATCCGGGACTTGCCACACTGAACATTATGGGACTGCATTCCCCGCAGAGCGCTGTCCTTTCCGCAATCATTTACAATGCACTGATTATTGTTGCACTGATTCCGCTTGCACTGAAAGGTGTGAAATACCGAGAAGTGCCGGCCGGCAAGCTGCTTTCACGCAACCTGCTCGTTTACGGCCTCGGTGGTCTCGCAGCTCCCTTTATTTTCATTAAATTGCTGGATTTGCTGCTGACTGCCCTTGGCTTGGCATAA
- the kdpA gene encoding potassium-transporting ATPase subunit KdpA — MYLGILVILAIPLGAYIKKAMCGEKTFLSKILTPCEKAVYKILHVDAEEQMTWKKYLVSVLLFSGIGLLFLFLLQMLQGVLGGNPQHVSGLNWDLAFNTAVSFVTNTNWQAYSGEAQMSYLTQAIGLTVQNFVSAATGIAVLFALIRGFMKVKSTGLGSFWVDLTRAVIHVLLPLNLVLALCLVGGGVIQNLKPAETVNLTEPVAISAKGQVLEGAKIDTKTNTVTLNGKVIKDAQIVTEEFVPMGPAASQIAIKQTGTNGGGYMGTNSAHPLENPSPFTNLLEMLSILLIPAALCFTFGKCVKNKKQGVAIFAAMFICLVVALAAIAVNEQAATPQLAQNGTVNLSMIGQAGGNMEGKETRFGIASSSTWSAFTTAASNGSVNSMHDSLTPLGGMVTMLLMQLGEVIFGGVGCGLYGMLAFAILTVFIAGLMVGRTPEFLGKKIEPYEMKWSVLVCLATPIAILVGSGIAAMVPQVADSLHNTGAHGFSELLYTYSSCGGNNGSAFAGFNANTVFLNVSLGLVMLFARFLPIIGTLAIAGNLAGKKRIATTAGTLSTTNAMFVFLLIFIVLLIGALSFFPALALGPLAEFFSSIA, encoded by the coding sequence ATGTATCTCGGAATACTGGTGATTTTGGCGATTCCACTCGGTGCATACATAAAAAAAGCGATGTGCGGTGAAAAAACTTTTCTTTCAAAGATTTTAACACCATGTGAAAAAGCGGTCTATAAAATTCTGCACGTAGACGCAGAAGAACAGATGACTTGGAAAAAATATCTGGTCAGTGTTCTGCTGTTTTCCGGCATCGGTTTGCTGTTTCTGTTTTTGCTGCAAATGCTGCAGGGCGTTTTGGGCGGCAATCCACAGCACGTTTCCGGTTTAAACTGGGATTTGGCTTTTAACACAGCGGTCAGTTTTGTTACGAATACAAACTGGCAGGCTTACAGCGGTGAAGCGCAGATGAGCTACCTGACGCAGGCGATTGGCTTGACCGTACAGAACTTCGTTTCAGCGGCTACCGGTATTGCGGTTTTGTTCGCACTGATCCGCGGTTTCATGAAAGTAAAGTCCACAGGTTTGGGTAGTTTTTGGGTGGATTTGACCCGCGCGGTTATTCATGTGCTGCTGCCTCTGAATCTGGTTTTGGCACTCTGTCTGGTTGGCGGCGGCGTAATTCAGAACCTGAAGCCTGCCGAAACCGTGAATCTGACAGAGCCGGTTGCAATAAGTGCAAAAGGGCAAGTCCTTGAGGGTGCCAAGATTGACACCAAAACAAATACCGTTACACTGAACGGAAAAGTCATTAAGGATGCACAAATTGTTACAGAAGAATTTGTTCCGATGGGACCTGCCGCAAGCCAGATTGCAATTAAGCAAACCGGCACCAATGGCGGCGGTTACATGGGGACTAACTCGGCACATCCGCTGGAAAACCCGAGTCCTTTTACGAACCTGCTTGAAATGCTTTCGATTCTGCTGATTCCGGCGGCGCTGTGCTTTACCTTTGGCAAGTGTGTGAAAAACAAAAAGCAGGGTGTTGCGATTTTTGCGGCGATGTTTATCTGCCTTGTGGTTGCACTGGCAGCCATTGCGGTAAATGAGCAGGCGGCTACCCCACAGCTTGCACAGAACGGCACGGTTAACCTTTCGATGATTGGTCAGGCAGGCGGCAACATGGAGGGCAAGGAAACGCGCTTCGGCATTGCTTCTTCCTCCACATGGTCTGCCTTTACCACTGCTGCTTCCAATGGTTCCGTCAATTCCATGCATGACAGCTTAACGCCGCTTGGCGGCATGGTTACCATGCTGCTGATGCAGCTGGGCGAGGTGATTTTTGGTGGTGTTGGATGCGGCCTTTACGGAATGTTGGCGTTTGCAATTTTAACGGTGTTTATTGCCGGGCTGATGGTTGGGCGCACACCGGAATTTTTGGGCAAAAAGATAGAACCGTACGAAATGAAATGGTCTGTGCTGGTCTGTCTTGCCACACCAATCGCGATTCTGGTGGGCAGCGGCATTGCTGCCATGGTGCCGCAGGTGGCAGACAGCCTGCACAATACCGGTGCGCACGGCTTTTCAGAGCTTCTTTACACCTATTCATCCTGCGGCGGCAACAACGGCTCCGCTTTTGCAGGCTTCAACGCAAATACAGTTTTTCTAAATGTTTCGCTTGGACTGGTTATGCTGTTTGCACGTTTCTTGCCGATTATCGGCACGCTTGCCATAGCGGGCAACCTTGCCGGAAAGAAGCGGATTGCAACAACCGCCGGTACACTTTCCACTACAAATGCGATGTTTGTATTTCTGCTGATTTTCATTGTTCTGCTGATTGGTGCTTTGAGCTTCTTCCCGGCACTGGCGCTTGGACCTCTGGCAGAATTCTTCAGCAGCATCGCATAA
- a CDS encoding 8-oxo-dGTP diphosphatase: MDRSEKAVLTNMCMVCDDKGNVLVLDKTDPAYHGITFPGGHVEKEESFTDAVIREIFEETGLTVRRPQLCGIKQWQQEETGARYIVLLYKTTQFSGTLCASEEGRVFWTPLNKLHSLHLAEDMADMLHVFTDDNISEFYYLPQSSFEYVLK; this comes from the coding sequence ATGGATAGAAGTGAAAAAGCAGTTTTAACAAACATGTGCATGGTCTGCGATGACAAAGGGAACGTGTTGGTATTGGACAAAACTGACCCCGCATACCATGGCATTACTTTTCCGGGTGGTCATGTTGAAAAAGAAGAATCTTTTACAGATGCTGTTATCCGTGAAATTTTTGAAGAAACCGGCCTGACTGTCCGCCGCCCGCAGTTGTGCGGCATTAAACAGTGGCAGCAGGAAGAAACTGGTGCAAGATACATTGTCCTGCTGTACAAAACGACTCAATTTTCCGGAACATTATGTGCTTCGGAAGAAGGCCGTGTTTTTTGGACACCGCTGAACAAACTGCACTCGCTGCACCTTGCTGAGGACATGGCAGACATGCTGCATGTTTTCACCGATGATAACATCAGCGAATTTTATTATTTGCCGCAAAGCAGCTTTGAATATGTTTTGAAATAA
- a CDS encoding diguanylate cyclase domain-containing protein, which yields MLKGKLTEAQMQLLRTSRQQSALLENLPVGVLCCKNDSSYSIQYMNTGFLHMTGYTEKEIRCTFQSEFLQLICPDDRKYAETTIREQLAQYGKAELEYRILCANGEQRWVLDQRSTIGTEGLCGCILVDTTAQKEESEQLRLNLERYKIITDQSTDIIFEWNFAEDTVYFSPNWKKKFGFEPLQKSVTHTLLEQGHIFQQDKAKLKRAMQKALSGTSFLEVEVRIADSQGSYIWCRIRASTQYDQDGSPIRAVGMLTDISEDKAQRQQLLEQAQRDSLTQLLNKAATEMQVTASLAKAGDTSCALMIIDLDHFKSVNDRFGHLCGDAVLTDTAVALKRMFRVSDIMGRIGGDEFLVFVPDIDPQAALKKAHQLLQKLERIQLNNSEQHLSCSIGISLYPTHAENFSDLYRFADRALYQVKRSGRADAALYSETFSEQAAEDLSVHEERRITHADRLYVDSGQLLQETFRLLGSTADIPSAVSKVLEALSRWFHATHIYIWEYLPQQMVYREAFEWNELELPNPQQRNVLHCSSMDAMLDAAGSDVLFCCEDTDALDTELGRELRRQGVSSLMKCVMTDGGQRVGLLGCESHRRQCKWTQEQKKAFRQISDLLAVFLTKYHQQEKLKQIL from the coding sequence ATGTTGAAAGGAAAATTGACCGAAGCACAAATGCAGCTGCTGCGCACAAGCCGGCAGCAAAGTGCTTTGCTTGAAAATCTGCCCGTTGGGGTGCTGTGCTGCAAAAATGACAGCAGCTACAGCATCCAGTACATGAACACGGGCTTTTTGCACATGACTGGTTACACGGAAAAGGAAATACGCTGTACCTTTCAAAGTGAATTTTTGCAGTTGATTTGTCCGGATGACCGAAAGTATGCGGAAACCACGATACGTGAACAGCTTGCGCAGTATGGCAAAGCGGAGCTGGAATACCGCATTTTATGTGCAAACGGAGAGCAGCGCTGGGTTTTGGACCAACGCAGCACGATTGGGACGGAGGGACTTTGCGGCTGCATTTTGGTGGATACTACAGCGCAGAAAGAAGAAAGTGAGCAGCTGCGGCTGAACTTGGAGCGGTACAAAATTATTACCGACCAGTCCACAGATATAATTTTTGAGTGGAACTTTGCGGAGGATACAGTTTATTTTTCACCGAACTGGAAGAAAAAATTCGGCTTTGAACCTCTGCAGAAATCAGTTACACATACTTTACTTGAACAGGGCCATATTTTCCAGCAGGACAAAGCCAAGCTGAAACGTGCCATGCAGAAAGCGCTGAGCGGAACTTCTTTTCTGGAAGTGGAAGTACGGATTGCGGACAGTCAGGGCAGTTACATCTGGTGCCGAATCCGCGCTTCTACGCAGTACGACCAGGATGGAAGTCCCATTCGGGCGGTCGGGATGCTTACAGATATTTCAGAGGATAAAGCGCAGCGTCAGCAGCTTTTAGAGCAGGCACAGAGGGACTCCCTGACGCAACTGCTAAACAAGGCTGCTACGGAAATGCAGGTTACTGCCAGCCTTGCAAAAGCAGGTGATACTTCCTGCGCGCTGATGATTATTGACTTGGACCATTTTAAGTCGGTGAATGACCGGTTTGGGCATCTGTGTGGCGATGCCGTGCTGACTGACACTGCCGTTGCTTTAAAACGTATGTTTCGAGTGTCAGACATTATGGGGCGCATTGGCGGTGATGAATTTCTGGTATTCGTGCCGGATATAGATCCGCAGGCAGCTCTGAAAAAGGCACATCAGCTGCTGCAGAAGCTGGAACGTATTCAGCTGAACAACAGTGAACAGCACCTGTCGTGCAGTATTGGTATTTCTCTGTACCCGACGCATGCGGAAAATTTTTCGGATTTATATCGGTTTGCAGACCGTGCGCTTTATCAGGTGAAAAGGAGTGGACGCGCGGATGCAGCGCTTTATTCGGAAACATTCAGTGAACAGGCCGCGGAAGACCTGTCTGTTCATGAAGAAAGGCGTATAACCCATGCGGATCGGCTTTATGTGGACAGCGGTCAGCTGCTGCAGGAAACATTCCGCCTGCTGGGCAGTACGGCGGATATCCCGTCAGCTGTTTCCAAAGTACTGGAGGCATTAAGCAGGTGGTTTCATGCAACGCATATTTATATCTGGGAGTATCTTCCGCAGCAAATGGTTTATCGGGAAGCTTTTGAGTGGAATGAGCTGGAACTGCCGAACCCACAGCAACGGAATGTCCTGCACTGCAGCAGCATGGATGCCATGTTGGATGCAGCGGGGTCAGATGTACTGTTCTGCTGTGAGGATACAGATGCGTTGGATACGGAACTTGGGCGCGAACTGCGCAGGCAGGGGGTCAGCAGTCTGATGAAATGTGTAATGACAGACGGCGGGCAGCGCGTTGGTCTGCTTGGCTGTGAAAGCCACCGCAGACAGTGCAAATGGACGCAGGAACAGAAAAAAGCTTTTCGGCAGATTTCTGACCTGCTGGCAGTTTTTTTAACCAAATATCATCAGCAGGAAAAGTTAAAGCAAATTCTATAG